One Spirochaetota bacterium genomic window carries:
- a CDS encoding outer membrane lipoprotein carrier protein LolA: MRHWKKLMIAILPLLVIVSFISYSAAYKFDFTTVSDVVKKVRDKFSSIDSYQANFKINSDKMGKRSAQSGTVRYKSSSRLLVEFDQPYGQKIITSGNTMWIYIPSMNVVAEQDLKSSSDSLFTSNTASGLQRLFSKYHYKFASREQPEPQADGSKKYTLMLQQKESRSGFRTLKLWISEDYLITRASGETSNGKKVDIDFSNIRTDVDLPNGLFKFDIPSKARVIKNPMIAEE; the protein is encoded by the coding sequence ATGAGACACTGGAAAAAACTGATGATCGCCATACTTCCGCTGCTGGTGATCGTATCGTTCATTTCATATTCGGCCGCGTACAAGTTCGATTTTACGACGGTGAGCGACGTGGTAAAGAAGGTGAGGGACAAGTTCTCGTCCATTGACTCCTACCAGGCGAATTTCAAGATCAATTCCGATAAGATGGGCAAGCGCTCCGCGCAGAGCGGCACCGTCCGCTACAAGTCCTCCAGCAGGCTGCTCGTCGAATTCGACCAGCCCTACGGCCAGAAGATCATAACGAGCGGGAATACCATGTGGATATACATCCCCTCGATGAACGTGGTGGCCGAGCAGGATCTCAAATCGTCATCGGACTCGCTTTTCACCTCCAACACGGCCAGCGGCCTGCAGAGGCTTTTTTCCAAGTATCACTATAAATTCGCATCCCGGGAGCAGCCGGAGCCCCAGGCTGACGGATCGAAGAAATATACCCTCATGCTCCAGCAGAAGGAGAGCCGCAGCGGCTTCCGTACGCTCAAGCTCTGGATTTCCGAGGATTACCTGATAACGCGCGCTTCCGGAGAGACCTCCAACGGCAAGAAGGTCGATATCGATTTCTCCAATATCAGGACGGACGTGGACCTGCCCAACGGCCTGTTCAAGTTCGATATTCCCTCGAAGGCGCGCGTCATCAAGAACCCCATGATAGCCGAGGAGTAA
- the speD gene encoding adenosylmethionine decarboxylase: protein MEGLGTHLIAELFNCNVFHINDVKKVEEVMMAAAELSSATIIKPFFHKFSPYGISGVIVIAESHFTIHTWPEYGYAAVDVFTCGDLDYTAAVDHIKNELEAERCSIFQFQRGILSENTKPKEILSFREVENAGYVE, encoded by the coding sequence ATGGAGGGTTTGGGGACGCACTTGATAGCGGAACTCTTCAACTGCAACGTGTTCCACATTAACGATGTAAAAAAGGTTGAGGAGGTAATGATGGCCGCTGCCGAACTCTCTAGTGCCACGATAATAAAACCCTTCTTCCACAAGTTCTCGCCCTATGGAATAAGCGGCGTAATCGTAATCGCAGAGTCGCATTTCACCATTCACACGTGGCCGGAGTACGGCTATGCCGCGGTGGATGTGTTTACATGCGGCGACCTGGACTACACCGCCGCCGTGGATCACATTAAAAACGAGCTCGAAGCAGAGCGGTGCTCCATCTTCCAATTCCAGAGGGGAATACTCTCGGAAAATACCAAGCCAAAAGAGATACTTTCCTTCAGGGAGGTCGAAAATGCAGGCTACGTTGAATAG
- a CDS encoding polyamine aminopropyltransferase, translating to MESHLWFEEILEFDAGRTLKIKINSLLEKKDSKFQRIEVYDTKPFGRMLVLDGVIMCTEYDEHAYHEMIAHVPLCAHKNPENVLVIGGGDGGTIRETLRHRGVKRVDLCEIDGEVVEVSRKYLPKMACGFDDPRVKVYHEDGARYIEAHPDTYDVIMVDSSDPIGPAEVLFSEEFYVAMKKSLRADGIAVTQSESFYYHGDIVKRLTGYAKKHYAVSGYYFTVVPTYPSGIIGFTFCSKKYHPLADFNEARARSLEPELTYYNAEIHRGSFALPNFIRQRIDR from the coding sequence ATGGAATCGCATCTGTGGTTCGAAGAAATTCTTGAATTTGACGCCGGCCGCACCCTCAAAATCAAGATTAACAGCCTGCTCGAGAAGAAAGACTCGAAATTCCAGCGGATAGAAGTCTATGACACGAAGCCGTTCGGGCGCATGCTCGTCCTGGACGGCGTAATCATGTGCACGGAGTACGACGAGCATGCCTATCACGAGATGATAGCGCACGTGCCGCTGTGCGCGCATAAGAATCCCGAAAACGTACTGGTGATCGGGGGCGGGGACGGGGGTACCATCCGTGAGACCCTCCGGCATCGCGGGGTGAAACGGGTAGACCTCTGCGAGATAGACGGCGAAGTGGTTGAAGTGTCCAGGAAATACCTCCCGAAGATGGCGTGCGGGTTCGATGATCCCAGGGTCAAGGTCTACCATGAGGACGGTGCCCGATATATCGAGGCGCATCCCGACACGTATGACGTCATCATGGTCGATTCCTCCGATCCCATTGGTCCCGCCGAGGTGCTGTTTTCGGAGGAATTCTACGTGGCGATGAAGAAGTCGCTGCGTGCCGACGGCATCGCGGTGACCCAGTCCGAGTCATTCTACTATCACGGCGATATCGTGAAGCGCCTTACGGGGTACGCGAAGAAGCACTACGCGGTTTCCGGCTATTATTTTACCGTGGTGCCCACGTATCCAAGCGGTATTATCGGATTCACCTTCTGCTCCAAGAAATATCATCCCCTGGCCGATTTCAACGAGGCGAGGGCCAGGTCTCTGGAGCCGGAACTTACCTATTACAATGCCGAAATTCACCGGGGCTCGTTCGCGCTGCCCAATTTTATCAGGCAGCGGATCGACCGGTAA
- a CDS encoding MiaB/RimO family radical SAM methylthiotransferase, producing the protein MSGTFSIKTLGCKLNQYESSKIAHDLAHAGWRSVPFGEPADLVIVNTCTVTDRSDKKCRNYIRQGAGYSHSGLALVTGCLARRDPGGLRAMPQVGALAAESHRAELWRAIREVTGEDGPVPYTAEEISAPENPCAPLPYLHTRGFLKIQDGCDGHCSYCVVPSVRGAPQSRDFGEILDHARALIDHGCPELVLTGITIGKYEHGGHDLSVLVEALCGLPGAFRVRITSIEPLHLNDRLIGLLGEGKVCPHIHLPLQSGSDRILAAMNRPYTAREYLEIITNIRKKTPEIAIGTDIIVGYPGEEDPDFDESLAMIDRAGFAYVHQFSFSARSGTPASIASGRVPAAKVRARSGAMKRAGRDAGERYRAQFMGRILSCVIEKGRGSEGYTAVSDNYIKIGLPGGAPEIARAGIAARVLVTGLTPAGATGILAPAQD; encoded by the coding sequence ATGAGCGGCACTTTTTCCATAAAAACCCTTGGCTGCAAGCTCAACCAGTACGAATCCTCGAAGATCGCGCACGATCTGGCGCACGCGGGGTGGCGTTCCGTGCCCTTCGGGGAGCCCGCCGATCTCGTGATCGTGAACACCTGCACGGTGACGGACCGCAGCGATAAAAAATGCCGCAACTACATCCGCCAGGGGGCCGGATATTCACATTCGGGCCTCGCGCTCGTGACCGGCTGCCTCGCGCGCCGCGATCCCGGGGGGCTTCGCGCCATGCCCCAGGTGGGCGCGCTCGCCGCGGAGTCGCATCGCGCGGAACTATGGCGCGCGATCCGGGAGGTCACGGGGGAGGACGGCCCGGTACCGTACACGGCAGAGGAAATATCGGCCCCCGAAAATCCGTGCGCCCCTCTCCCGTATCTTCACACGCGCGGGTTTCTGAAAATCCAGGACGGGTGCGACGGTCACTGCTCCTATTGCGTGGTTCCGAGCGTGCGCGGGGCGCCCCAAAGCAGGGATTTCGGCGAGATACTCGACCACGCACGGGCGCTCATCGACCACGGCTGCCCCGAGCTCGTGCTGACCGGCATTACCATAGGCAAATACGAGCACGGGGGACATGACCTTTCCGTCCTCGTCGAAGCGCTGTGCGGGCTTCCCGGCGCATTCAGAGTCCGCATCACCTCCATAGAGCCCCTTCACCTCAACGACAGGCTTATCGGGCTTTTGGGCGAGGGCAAGGTGTGCCCGCATATCCATCTCCCCCTGCAATCCGGATCCGACAGGATACTCGCGGCGATGAACAGGCCTTACACCGCGCGCGAATATCTTGAAATCATCACTAATATAAGGAAGAAAACCCCCGAGATTGCGATCGGAACGGATATAATCGTGGGCTATCCGGGTGAGGAAGACCCGGATTTCGACGAAAGCCTCGCGATGATCGACCGCGCAGGATTCGCCTATGTGCACCAGTTCAGCTTTTCGGCGAGGAGCGGCACGCCCGCGTCGATTGCGTCCGGCCGGGTCCCCGCCGCAAAGGTCCGCGCGCGCTCTGGGGCGATGAAGCGCGCGGGCCGGGACGCGGGTGAGCGCTACCGGGCGCAGTTCATGGGCAGAATACTTTCCTGCGTCATCGAAAAAGGCCGCGGCAGTGAAGGGTATACCGCCGTGAGCGACAACTATATCAAGATCGGGCTGCCCGGCGGCGCCCCGGAAATCGCGCGTGCCGGAATTGCGGCGCGCGTGCTCGTCACCGGCCTCACACCGGCGGGCGCGACCGGCATTCTCGCACCCGCCCAAGACTGA
- a CDS encoding glycosyltransferase family 1 protein, with protein sequence MARIRKFRVIPYLPEKLKPLAKITHNLWWAWNFEAIELFRRLDVEAWRESDHNPIALMGMLSQDELDAAAESESFIAHMQRVEEELDWHMTKKSWFEENYPDMKDVRIAYFSAEFGIHECLQIYSGGLGILAGDHLKSASELGIPLTGVGLLYRLGYFHQYLTIDGWQQESFPVTDFHNIPVSPVRGDGGEPLVVSVEMSGRKVHAQVWEAVVGRINLYLLDTNIDLNSPEDKAITDQLYGGDSEMRIKQEMILGIGGVRALRALGKKVTVYHMNEGHSAFLAVERIANAMTDHGLTFSEALEFVVPGNVFTTHTPVPAGNDRFDPPLINQYLSSHYKKLGLTGEEFLALGRENPSDPDESFCMTVLAIRTAAGCNGVSKLHGSVSRNMWKNIWPSLPVHEVGIGHITNGVQILSWTSDEFMRLFNRYLGPRWIDNPVDKQMWNNIDSIPDSELWRCRDRLRERLVAFARKKLYDQLIARGVPRSEAEKANAALDSEALTIGFARRFATYKRATLILRNMERLERLLLNKERPIQIVFAGKAHPRDTEGKNLIKHIINLVRDDRFRNKIVFVEDYEMNIARYLVQGADVWLNTPIRPKEASGTSGMKVLPNGGLNISTLDGWWMEAYNGENGWAIGKGEEYEDLEYQDEIESLSLYNILEKEVVPAFYDRGADGLPRQWIAKMKESMKTNCPRFNTNRMVHEYSEKFYIPAHMNSTGFTSHHFARSKEFAEWKRCINSQWGKVSIKDLLFGEEREVTVGSKVKVRVEVGLGDLTQEDVQVELYFGGLNPVGEIIEGAALPMQVAETRENGLYVYEGQMLCLKSGQFGFTVRVIPVHKHQVRKFEPDLSIMWA encoded by the coding sequence ATGGCACGTATCCGCAAATTCAGGGTGATTCCCTATCTGCCCGAAAAACTGAAACCCCTGGCCAAGATCACGCACAATCTCTGGTGGGCATGGAATTTCGAAGCGATCGAGCTGTTCCGGAGGCTCGACGTCGAGGCCTGGCGCGAATCGGACCATAATCCCATCGCCCTCATGGGTATGCTTTCGCAGGACGAGTTGGACGCCGCCGCGGAGTCAGAGAGCTTCATCGCGCACATGCAGCGCGTCGAGGAGGAGCTCGACTGGCACATGACGAAAAAGTCCTGGTTCGAGGAAAACTACCCCGACATGAAGGACGTGCGCATCGCCTATTTTTCCGCCGAATTCGGCATCCACGAGTGCCTGCAGATCTATTCCGGCGGACTGGGGATCCTTGCGGGCGATCACCTGAAATCGGCGAGCGAGCTCGGGATCCCGCTCACCGGCGTGGGGCTGCTTTACCGGCTGGGCTATTTCCACCAGTACCTGACGATCGACGGCTGGCAGCAGGAGAGCTTTCCGGTAACCGATTTCCACAACATCCCCGTGTCGCCCGTACGCGGCGACGGGGGCGAGCCGCTGGTCGTATCGGTAGAAATGTCGGGGAGGAAGGTTCACGCCCAGGTGTGGGAAGCGGTGGTGGGGAGGATCAATCTGTACCTCCTGGACACCAATATCGACCTGAACAGCCCCGAGGACAAGGCGATCACCGACCAGCTCTACGGCGGGGATTCCGAGATGCGCATCAAGCAGGAGATGATCCTTGGAATCGGCGGGGTCAGGGCGCTCAGGGCCCTGGGTAAAAAGGTGACCGTGTATCATATGAACGAGGGCCATTCGGCATTTCTTGCGGTAGAGCGCATCGCGAACGCGATGACGGATCACGGGCTGACCTTCAGCGAGGCCCTCGAGTTCGTGGTCCCCGGCAACGTGTTCACCACTCACACGCCGGTTCCCGCGGGCAACGACCGATTCGACCCCCCGCTCATCAACCAGTACCTGTCGAGCCATTATAAAAAGCTGGGGCTCACCGGCGAGGAGTTCCTGGCCCTGGGCCGCGAGAATCCCTCCGACCCGGATGAAAGCTTCTGCATGACGGTGCTCGCGATACGGACCGCGGCGGGGTGCAACGGGGTGTCCAAGCTGCACGGATCGGTCTCGCGGAACATGTGGAAGAATATCTGGCCCTCGCTCCCCGTGCACGAGGTGGGGATAGGGCACATCACGAACGGGGTGCAGATACTCTCCTGGACGTCGGACGAGTTCATGCGGCTTTTCAACCGGTACCTGGGACCGCGCTGGATCGACAACCCCGTGGACAAGCAGATGTGGAACAATATCGACTCCATACCCGACTCGGAGCTTTGGCGCTGCAGGGACCGGCTGCGGGAGCGCCTGGTCGCCTTCGCGCGCAAGAAGCTCTACGACCAGCTCATCGCCCGGGGCGTGCCCAGGAGCGAGGCCGAAAAGGCGAATGCCGCCCTCGATTCCGAGGCGCTCACCATTGGGTTCGCCCGGCGCTTCGCCACGTACAAGCGCGCGACGCTCATTCTCCGGAACATGGAGAGGCTCGAGCGGCTGCTCCTCAATAAGGAGCGCCCCATCCAGATCGTGTTCGCGGGCAAGGCGCATCCCCGCGATACCGAGGGCAAAAACCTCATCAAGCACATCATCAACCTCGTACGTGACGACCGGTTCCGCAACAAGATCGTCTTCGTGGAAGACTACGAGATGAATATCGCACGCTACCTGGTCCAGGGGGCCGACGTCTGGCTCAACACACCCATAAGGCCCAAGGAAGCGTCGGGAACGAGCGGCATGAAGGTGCTTCCCAACGGCGGCCTCAACATAAGCACCCTGGACGGCTGGTGGATGGAGGCCTATAACGGCGAGAACGGGTGGGCGATTGGCAAGGGCGAGGAATACGAGGACCTCGAGTACCAGGACGAGATCGAGAGCCTCTCCCTTTATAATATTCTCGAGAAGGAAGTGGTGCCCGCGTTCTACGATCGCGGCGCCGACGGGCTTCCACGGCAATGGATCGCCAAGATGAAGGAATCCATGAAAACCAACTGCCCGCGGTTCAATACGAACCGCATGGTCCACGAATACTCGGAAAAGTTTTACATCCCCGCGCACATGAATTCGACGGGCTTCACCTCGCATCATTTCGCCCGCTCAAAGGAATTCGCGGAATGGAAACGGTGCATCAACTCACAATGGGGAAAGGTCTCCATCAAGGACCTTCTTTTCGGCGAAGAGCGGGAGGTCACCGTGGGTTCGAAGGTAAAGGTCCGCGTCGAGGTGGGCCTGGGAGATCTCACCCAGGAAGACGTGCAGGTGGAGCTCTACTTTGGCGGCCTGAATCCCGTGGGCGAGATCATCGAGGGTGCCGCCCTTCCCATGCAGGTCGCGGAGACCAGGGAGAACGGCCTCTACGTATACGAAGGCCAGATGCTCTGCCTGAAATCGGGCCAGTTCGGCTTTACGGTGCGGGTAATCCCCGTCCACAAGCACCAGGTGAGGAAATTCGAGCCCGACCTGAGTATTATGTGGGCATAA
- a CDS encoding MCE family protein, with amino-acid sequence MHIKNEIAVGVLFTTALIILGYFTIMVKDEIFQPRDYYVMHVKFDNVEGLESGDDVKVNGVKAGVVDKIALEAESIDVQLKMFSSFRMFENYRIKIASQSALGGKYISIYPGARMLHGTIHKEISDRSELTGISGDDPIALISDLVSENREGIYQTIKNIEMITGKLNSGSGTLGKLLTDTKVHDNANDLVKELRDTVEDAREQAPITSFIRAALTVF; translated from the coding sequence ATGCATATAAAAAATGAGATCGCGGTGGGGGTTCTCTTCACCACGGCCCTGATCATACTCGGGTATTTCACCATCATGGTGAAAGATGAGATTTTTCAGCCCAGGGACTATTATGTCATGCATGTGAAGTTCGACAACGTCGAGGGGCTTGAATCCGGGGACGATGTGAAGGTGAACGGGGTCAAGGCGGGCGTTGTGGACAAGATAGCCCTGGAGGCGGAATCCATAGACGTCCAGCTCAAGATGTTCAGCTCCTTCAGGATGTTCGAGAATTACCGCATTAAGATCGCGAGCCAGTCCGCGCTGGGGGGAAAGTATATCAGTATCTACCCGGGGGCGCGGATGCTGCACGGCACGATACACAAGGAAATTTCCGATCGCAGCGAGCTTACGGGCATTTCCGGGGACGACCCGATAGCGCTGATATCGGACCTGGTGTCGGAGAACCGGGAAGGCATATATCAGACCATTAAAAACATAGAGATGATCACCGGCAAGCTGAATTCGGGAAGCGGTACGCTCGGCAAGCTCCTGACAGATACCAAGGTCCACGACAACGCGAACGACCTGGTCAAGGAGCTCCGCGATACCGTCGAAGACGCGCGTGAACAGGCCCCCATCACGAGCTTCATCCGCGCCGCGCTCACCGTATTTTAA
- a CDS encoding carbon-nitrogen hydrolase family protein produces the protein MKAVRIVLCQMPLGETVTHIDAAFMREYRPHFVCFPEYFFVNRRLGNHAQTPHNFHRQHTRLAGLSRCLNTIVIGGSMPEQSGELLYNTSFVYDRGRQIGFYRKQNLFFAEEGKITPGTEFGTFQAYGITFGVLICADVFRDESFLEMKRRGAGLVFIPTFSPHREETMDDKFARDNAIFVRGARLSGAVIVKVCGVKSEYRTFLQARSLVAGEQGVIYRVRPDQEEKRMLITCEVEVP, from the coding sequence ATGAAAGCCGTAAGGATCGTTTTGTGCCAGATGCCGCTCGGCGAAACGGTAACGCACATCGATGCGGCATTCATGCGCGAATACCGTCCCCACTTCGTGTGCTTCCCGGAGTATTTCTTCGTGAATCGGCGCCTGGGAAACCATGCCCAAACCCCGCACAATTTTCACCGCCAGCACACGCGGCTTGCCGGGCTTTCCCGGTGCCTGAATACGATTGTTATCGGCGGATCGATGCCGGAGCAGTCCGGGGAACTTCTTTACAATACGAGTTTCGTGTACGACCGCGGCAGGCAGATAGGTTTCTACCGCAAGCAGAACCTGTTTTTCGCGGAAGAGGGGAAAATCACCCCGGGGACGGAGTTCGGCACCTTCCAGGCGTACGGTATCACGTTCGGGGTTCTCATCTGCGCAGATGTATTCAGGGATGAAAGCTTCCTCGAGATGAAGCGCCGCGGGGCAGGCCTCGTCTTTATTCCCACCTTCTCACCGCACCGCGAGGAGACCATGGACGACAAGTTCGCGCGCGATAATGCCATCTTCGTTCGAGGCGCCCGGCTCTCGGGGGCCGTTATCGTGAAGGTGTGCGGGGTGAAGTCCGAATACCGCACCTTTTTGCAGGCGCGCAGCCTTGTCGCCGGGGAGCAGGGCGTCATCTACCGCGTGCGCCCCGACCAGGAGGAAAAGCGTATGCTCATCACCTGCGAGGTGGAGGTCCCGTGA